One window from the genome of Synechococcus sp. PROS-7-1 encodes:
- the bchI gene encoding magnesium chelatase ATPase subunit I, which translates to MSSPRKRRVFPFTAVIGQEEMKLALLLNVIDPRIGGVMIMGDRGTGKSTTIRALADLLPGIEVVAGDPYNSSPSDPDLQSSDVRQRLDHGETLTTEERQVPMVDLPLGATEDRLCGTIDIEKALSEGVRAFEPGLLAKANRGLLYVDEVNLLDDHLVDVLLDSAASGWNTVEREGVSVRHPARFVLIGSGNPEEGELRPQLLDRFGMSVEVRTVRDPELRVQVVDQRTAFDTDPDGFSNAVEEGQKALQQRVVEAQQRLDQVEIDDDLRLRISAVCGELDVDGLRGDIVTNRAARALAAFEGRTEVTEDDVARVASCCLRHRLRKDPLEQIDSGDRVVKVFCKVFERSESGDRTDFELALAA; encoded by the coding sequence GTGAGTTCACCGCGCAAGCGCAGAGTCTTCCCTTTCACGGCCGTGATCGGTCAGGAGGAAATGAAGCTTGCGCTGCTCCTCAACGTGATCGATCCCCGCATCGGCGGCGTGATGATCATGGGTGACCGCGGCACGGGGAAATCCACCACGATCCGAGCCCTGGCTGATCTTCTGCCTGGAATCGAGGTGGTTGCCGGTGATCCCTACAACAGCTCTCCGAGCGATCCCGATCTGCAGAGCAGTGATGTGCGCCAACGCCTGGACCATGGCGAGACCCTCACCACTGAGGAGCGTCAGGTGCCCATGGTGGATCTCCCTCTGGGCGCCACTGAAGACAGGCTCTGCGGCACGATCGACATCGAGAAAGCCCTCAGTGAGGGAGTGCGCGCCTTTGAACCTGGCCTGCTGGCCAAAGCGAACCGAGGGCTTCTCTATGTGGATGAGGTGAACCTCCTCGATGATCACCTGGTGGACGTGCTGCTGGATTCAGCAGCCTCGGGCTGGAACACCGTGGAACGGGAAGGGGTATCGGTGCGTCACCCAGCGCGCTTTGTTCTGATCGGCTCCGGCAACCCTGAAGAAGGCGAACTGCGCCCGCAGCTGCTCGACCGATTCGGCATGAGCGTGGAGGTTCGCACCGTCCGCGACCCTGAGCTGCGTGTTCAGGTGGTGGACCAACGGACAGCCTTCGACACGGATCCAGATGGTTTTTCCAACGCCGTGGAAGAAGGGCAGAAAGCCTTGCAGCAGCGTGTTGTTGAGGCACAGCAGCGCCTGGATCAAGTCGAGATCGACGATGACCTGCGTCTGCGCATCTCCGCGGTGTGTGGCGAGCTCGATGTGGATGGATTGCGCGGAGACATCGTCACCAACCGAGCGGCCCGGGCTCTCGCTGCCTTTGAGGGTCGTACGGAAGTCACTGAAGACGATGTGGCCCGCGTGGCGTCCTGCTGTTTGCGTCACCGCCTGCGCAAGGATCCACTCGAGCAGATCGATTCCGGCGATCGGGTGGTGAAGGTGTTCTGCAAGGTGTTCGAACGCAGCGAAAGCGGCGATCGCACCGACTTCGAACTAGCTCTGGCAGCCTGA
- the ruvC gene encoding crossover junction endodeoxyribonuclease RuvC, whose product MRILGIDPGLARVGYGVIETAGGEQTMLDCGIIRTDSGRPEGERMVEIARDLRQLIRAWKPELAAVEKFFFYRSSNTIAVVQARGVVIMTLTRFGLPIVEFPPMQIKQALTGHGHADKDEVLEAVMRELSLETPPRPDDAADALAVALTGWFQR is encoded by the coding sequence GTGCGCATTCTCGGCATCGACCCCGGCCTCGCTCGGGTGGGCTACGGCGTGATCGAGACCGCAGGTGGGGAGCAGACCATGCTCGACTGCGGAATCATCCGAACCGATTCAGGGCGTCCAGAGGGTGAACGCATGGTGGAGATCGCCCGGGATCTGCGCCAGCTGATCCGAGCCTGGAAACCAGAGCTCGCAGCCGTCGAGAAATTCTTCTTCTACCGCTCGAGCAACACGATCGCTGTTGTCCAGGCCCGCGGTGTGGTGATCATGACCCTGACCCGATTCGGACTGCCGATCGTGGAATTTCCGCCGATGCAGATCAAACAAGCCCTCACAGGCCATGGGCATGCGGACAAGGATGAAGTGCTCGAAGCGGTGATGCGCGAGCTGTCGCTGGAGACCCCACCAAGACCGGATGATGCCGCTGACGCCCTTGCTGTCGCTCTGACCGGTTGGTTTCAACGCTGA
- a CDS encoding 5-formyltetrahydrofolate cyclo-ligase: MNTSKQELRRTYRQRRSQALNDHHTLHAVIAQQVLAEIRERHAQRPFQGHLGLYWPLPGEVNLTVLRPRLEEELTLKLALPAADGQGHLSYHPWGPEPLIPDGCGIPAPLNHPPLTADELDLLLVPALAVDRDGIRLGYGGGYYDRLRAQPLWCEVPALVVLPGACISRDALPRDPWDRPFDGWATEQGVCRVGG, from the coding sequence ATGAACACCAGCAAGCAGGAGCTGCGCCGCACGTATCGGCAGCGACGATCCCAGGCTCTGAACGATCACCACACGCTGCACGCCGTCATCGCCCAACAGGTTCTCGCCGAGATCCGCGAGCGGCATGCGCAGCGTCCATTCCAGGGACATCTCGGTCTGTACTGGCCCCTCCCGGGGGAAGTGAACCTCACGGTGCTGCGCCCCCGCCTTGAGGAGGAACTGACGTTGAAGCTGGCCCTGCCGGCTGCCGATGGCCAGGGTCATCTCAGCTATCACCCCTGGGGACCTGAACCCTTAATCCCTGACGGGTGCGGGATTCCTGCTCCTCTCAACCATCCCCCACTCACGGCTGATGAGCTGGATCTGCTGCTGGTTCCAGCCCTTGCCGTTGACCGAGACGGCATTCGCCTTGGCTACGGCGGGGGCTACTACGACCGCCTCAGGGCCCAGCCACTCTGGTGCGAGGTGCCGGCCTTGGTGGTGCTTCCAGGAGCCTGCATCAGCCGAGACGCTTTGCCCCGGGATCCCTGGGATCGCCCCTTTGATGGATGGGCGACTGAACAGGGCGTTTGTAGGGTCGGAGGGTGA
- a CDS encoding SufE family protein — protein MADQGNASTRYGSAALDQLTERLSGTQDPRKRYEYVLWLAKKLPAMPAELQTEERKVKGCVSQVFIASDLVDGRLRWQGDSDALITKGLLALLIKGLTDLTPAEVMAVDPGVIAATGLQASLTPSRANGFLNILRTMQAQAAALTTGSGSTAA, from the coding sequence ATGGCAGACCAAGGCAACGCGTCGACCCGCTATGGCAGCGCAGCCCTGGATCAGCTCACCGAGCGCCTAAGTGGCACGCAAGACCCACGCAAGCGTTACGAATACGTGCTTTGGCTGGCCAAAAAACTTCCGGCCATGCCCGCCGAGCTTCAAACCGAGGAGCGCAAGGTGAAGGGATGTGTCTCTCAGGTGTTCATCGCCTCCGACTTGGTCGATGGACGCCTTCGCTGGCAGGGTGACTCGGATGCCCTGATCACCAAAGGACTTCTGGCCCTTCTAATCAAGGGGTTGACGGATCTCACCCCAGCCGAGGTGATGGCTGTGGACCCAGGCGTGATCGCCGCCACCGGACTTCAGGCCAGCCTGACGCCATCACGCGCCAACGGTTTTCTGAACATCCTGCGCACCATGCAAGCTCAGGCCGCAGCCCTGACGACCGGATCCGGTTCGACCGCTGCCTAA
- a CDS encoding homoserine dehydrogenase: protein MATRIGIGLLGLGTVGAGVASILTSPEGRHPLIAELDLVRVAVRDLNRSRPVAIPQERLTTDPEAVVDDPEVQVVVEVMGGIEPARTLIMRAIAAGKSVVTANKAVIARHGVEIASAAAAAGVYVLIEAAVGGGIPIIEPLKQSLGSNRINRVSGIINGTTNYILSRMADEGADYYAVLKDAQDLGYAEADPAADVEGHDAADKIAILSGLAFGGPIDRDAIPTSGISNLQSKDVDYATQLGYGVKLLAIAERIETTSDASPALPLAVRVQPTLVPKDHPLAGVHGVNNAILVEGDPVGRVMFYGPGAGSGPTASAVVADILNIAGIRQLNAAPGGLDPLLAASSWRACRLVQGGEIRQRNYVRFNTDDAPGVIGRIGSCFGDQEVSIQSIVQFDACDEGAEIVVITHEVSSGAMQKALSAITALPEVRLLASHLGCL from the coding sequence ATGGCGACAAGGATCGGCATTGGCCTGCTCGGCCTCGGAACCGTCGGCGCCGGTGTCGCCAGCATTCTCACGAGTCCTGAGGGCCGTCACCCACTCATCGCCGAGCTGGACCTCGTTCGCGTCGCCGTGCGCGATCTCAACCGTTCCCGTCCAGTCGCCATCCCCCAAGAAAGGTTGACCACCGATCCGGAGGCCGTGGTGGACGACCCCGAGGTTCAGGTGGTGGTGGAGGTGATGGGCGGGATTGAGCCAGCCCGCACCCTGATCATGCGCGCGATCGCTGCGGGCAAGTCGGTGGTGACCGCGAATAAAGCCGTGATCGCCCGCCATGGCGTGGAGATCGCTTCCGCCGCCGCTGCAGCCGGGGTGTACGTGCTGATCGAAGCCGCTGTTGGCGGTGGCATTCCGATCATCGAACCGCTCAAGCAGTCCCTGGGCAGCAACAGGATCAACCGGGTGAGCGGGATCATCAACGGCACGACCAACTACATCCTCAGCCGCATGGCTGATGAGGGGGCTGATTACTACGCCGTTCTCAAGGACGCTCAGGATCTCGGCTACGCCGAAGCCGATCCTGCCGCGGACGTCGAAGGCCACGATGCCGCAGACAAGATTGCCATTCTCTCGGGCCTGGCCTTCGGTGGACCGATCGATCGCGACGCCATCCCAACCAGCGGGATCAGCAACCTGCAGAGCAAGGATGTGGATTACGCCACGCAGCTCGGATACGGCGTCAAGCTCCTGGCCATTGCTGAGCGGATTGAAACCACGAGCGATGCTTCACCGGCGCTGCCTCTAGCCGTACGCGTGCAACCCACTCTGGTCCCGAAAGACCATCCCCTGGCAGGGGTTCACGGGGTCAACAACGCCATTCTCGTCGAGGGAGACCCGGTGGGTCGGGTGATGTTCTACGGACCTGGCGCCGGATCAGGGCCAACCGCATCGGCGGTGGTGGCCGACATTCTCAACATCGCTGGAATCCGCCAACTCAATGCCGCGCCTGGCGGCCTCGACCCGCTTCTGGCAGCCAGCAGTTGGCGTGCATGCCGCCTGGTGCAGGGAGGCGAGATCCGCCAGCGGAATTATGTGCGATTCAACACGGATGACGCCCCCGGGGTGATCGGCCGAATCGGCAGCTGCTTTGGAGACCAGGAGGTCTCCATCCAGTCGATCGTGCAGTTCGATGCCTGCGATGAAGGCGCTGAGATCGTTGTCATCACCCATGAAGTGAGCAGCGGTGCAATGCAGAAGGCATTGAGCGCGATCACGGCCCTGCCGGAAGTTCGCCTCCTGGCCTCCCACCTGGGTTGCCTCTGA
- a CDS encoding ABC transporter substrate-binding protein, which produces MAGSELPGVSESSTTGRGPTAFPWIKGSLTLIGTLALCFGQTACQPSRTSDRLIVASAGRISALDPARANTFGALQLLSAIGDTLYKRSASGDLQPSLASALPDISADGRTITIPLREDVLFHDGTRFDAEAMAFSLRRFLRIGRLNYIVGGRITAVETLEPFLLRLQLSRPSTSLVNLLTSTNLTPVSPTAYRDYENRALNDRFVGTGPYRLTHFRAVEQRLEPFDQYWGEQPRNAGLEMIYLSNSTALFGAMSSGEVDVLLSDAIDEDQRLALNRLADKGMLREGKGPALVIGYVTLLSNAPPFQDPRVRRAMALSLDRDLISQRVSHGLRPPLRSLVPPGLEGGEGDPWPSLNIAKARTLLQNAGYCNGRVLSVPFTYRSNVPADRLMALIWQAQLQRDLPDCLTLDLNGMESTTVYRQLGDGTFAAVMLDWRGPYPDPEAYLSPLLSCKASKGFICERGEAAKSGSFWTTPGLDRALQQSDRNRGRKRLDELEAIEAMAAQGSAYIPVWLVTARAWSQTSLATPEFDGNGQVKLAQLKEVRR; this is translated from the coding sequence ATGGCTGGGTCTGAACTCCCAGGCGTGAGCGAATCGAGCACGACAGGCCGCGGCCCCACCGCGTTTCCTTGGATCAAGGGCTCCCTGACCCTCATTGGGACCCTGGCGCTCTGTTTCGGCCAGACGGCCTGTCAGCCCAGCCGCACCAGCGACCGCCTCATCGTGGCCAGCGCGGGGCGGATCAGTGCCCTTGATCCAGCTCGAGCCAACACCTTCGGAGCTCTGCAGCTGCTGAGTGCCATCGGAGACACCCTCTACAAGCGCTCAGCCAGCGGTGATCTGCAACCATCCCTGGCCTCAGCCCTGCCTGACATCAGCGCTGACGGACGCACCATCACGATTCCGCTGCGTGAGGATGTTCTCTTCCACGACGGCACCCGCTTCGACGCTGAAGCGATGGCCTTCAGCCTGCGCCGGTTTCTGCGCATCGGACGTCTGAATTACATCGTGGGCGGACGCATCACCGCGGTGGAGACCCTGGAACCATTCCTGCTGCGCCTTCAGCTCAGCCGCCCGTCCACCTCCCTGGTGAACCTGCTGACCTCCACAAATCTCACGCCGGTGTCCCCCACCGCTTACAGGGATTACGAGAATCGCGCTCTCAACGACCGCTTTGTCGGCACCGGGCCGTACCGCCTGACCCATTTCAGAGCGGTTGAGCAGCGCCTGGAGCCCTTCGACCAGTACTGGGGAGAGCAACCGCGCAATGCGGGGCTCGAAATGATCTACCTGAGCAATTCCACGGCACTGTTCGGCGCCATGAGCAGCGGTGAGGTCGATGTGCTTCTCTCCGATGCCATCGACGAAGATCAGCGCCTGGCCTTGAATCGCCTGGCCGACAAGGGGATGCTGCGCGAGGGCAAAGGTCCGGCCTTGGTGATCGGATACGTCACCCTGCTGAGCAACGCCCCACCGTTCCAGGATCCTCGGGTGCGTAGGGCCATGGCCCTCAGCCTCGACCGCGACCTCATCAGCCAAAGGGTGAGCCACGGCCTGCGACCACCTTTGCGCTCGCTCGTTCCGCCCGGTCTGGAAGGGGGGGAGGGTGATCCTTGGCCCAGCCTCAACATCGCCAAGGCTCGAACCTTGCTGCAGAACGCCGGCTACTGCAACGGACGGGTGCTCTCTGTTCCCTTCACCTATCGCTCCAATGTGCCGGCGGACCGCCTGATGGCCCTGATCTGGCAAGCGCAGCTGCAGCGCGACCTCCCCGACTGCCTGACTCTGGACCTCAACGGCATGGAATCAACCACCGTGTATCGCCAGCTGGGGGATGGAACCTTTGCAGCAGTGATGCTCGATTGGCGGGGGCCTTATCCGGATCCTGAGGCTTACCTCTCCCCGCTGCTGAGCTGCAAGGCCTCGAAAGGATTCATCTGCGAACGCGGTGAAGCGGCGAAGAGCGGCAGTTTCTGGACGACACCGGGACTCGATCGCGCCTTGCAACAGTCCGATCGCAACCGGGGCCGCAAGCGTTTGGATGAGCTCGAAGCCATCGAAGCGATGGCCGCTCAAGGCTCGGCCTACATCCCCGTTTGGCTGGTCACAGCCCGGGCCTGGAGCCAGACCAGCCTCGCCACCCCGGAATTCGACGGCAACGGTCAGGTCAAGCTGGCCCAACTCAAGGAGGTGCGCCGATGA
- a CDS encoding ABC transporter permease: MSRGRELLRYVSTRLALAPVMLWLISTLVFLLLRVAPGDPVDAVLGSRAPEEVKAELRAQLGLDQSLGKQYLKFLWDLVHGDLGLSLIDENPVTGIIGRALPASLELSVTALVVAAVVGLAVGFTAIARSEGRLDLAGRFYGIGTYALPPFWVAMLAQLLFAVMLGWLPVGGRFPPGMVPPEGSGFLIADSLLSGDWRALQGSLRHLVLPACTLGLLLSGVFTNALRLNLNRSLRSDYVEAARSRGLNETQVVLRHALPNALLPVLTIAGITVASLIGGALLIEVTFSWPGIALRLQESINQRDYPVVQGIVVVVASLVVLVSVAVDLLVALLDPRVRY, translated from the coding sequence ATGAGTCGCGGACGCGAACTGCTGCGTTACGTCAGCACGCGCCTGGCGCTGGCGCCAGTAATGCTTTGGCTGATCTCCACCCTCGTGTTCCTGCTCCTGAGGGTCGCCCCTGGCGATCCTGTGGATGCGGTTCTGGGCAGCCGCGCACCTGAGGAGGTCAAAGCTGAACTCCGCGCCCAACTCGGCCTCGATCAATCCCTGGGCAAGCAGTACCTCAAGTTCCTCTGGGACCTTGTGCATGGCGATCTGGGCTTGTCGCTGATCGATGAAAACCCAGTCACCGGGATCATCGGCCGAGCCCTCCCCGCCAGCTTGGAGCTCAGTGTCACCGCCTTGGTGGTGGCGGCGGTGGTCGGACTCGCCGTGGGATTCACCGCCATCGCCCGATCGGAAGGACGCCTGGATCTTGCTGGCCGTTTTTACGGGATCGGCACCTACGCCCTGCCGCCGTTTTGGGTGGCGATGCTGGCCCAGCTTCTGTTTGCCGTGATGCTCGGCTGGTTACCGGTGGGTGGGCGTTTTCCACCGGGGATGGTTCCGCCAGAAGGAAGCGGCTTTCTGATTGCCGACAGCCTGCTCAGCGGTGATTGGCGAGCTCTGCAAGGAAGCTTGCGCCACCTGGTGCTTCCTGCCTGCACGTTGGGACTGCTCTTGAGCGGTGTGTTCACCAATGCCTTGCGCCTGAATCTCAATCGCAGCCTGCGTTCCGATTACGTGGAAGCGGCTCGCAGCCGCGGACTGAATGAGACGCAGGTGGTGCTGCGGCACGCGCTGCCCAATGCCCTACTCCCCGTGCTCACCATCGCTGGCATCACCGTGGCGTCGTTGATCGGTGGAGCGCTGTTGATCGAAGTGACGTTCTCCTGGCCAGGGATCGCCTTGCGTCTTCAGGAAAGCATCAACCAACGCGACTACCCCGTTGTGCAAGGAATCGTGGTGGTGGTGGCCTCCTTGGTGGTGTTAGTGAGTGTGGCGGTGGATCTGCTGGTGGCACTTCTGGATCCTCGGGTGCGTTATTGA
- a CDS encoding alpha/beta hydrolase has translation MRETGSTSELALALGGRLTGRRVAAGFLSSLLLCAASPRLAQAAGELEVRLDGMALPISIDDLSAWVRSGGERSSELGVWFNLLEEQSRSGVIDLLQAPLINDSSMTRQILKSWAGRQLLDQVGDLVQVDDETTGLTVQTTLEQLLEQRPEVTTLELLEALPAKKVRLDLDALLEVAASWRLQLERQQLLVERLGRQPVSLQRLKQSTESAASADGSLERLALPVPHRERALQLQLWLPEASMERERRSWLVLMPGLGGSPDHFGWLGRALSRNGWPVVVLEHPGSDAVAVQALLEGRRPPPGAEVLPERLRDLQEVLLAQERGELPLSGDQLVLVGHSLGALTALLASGAQPEPGLGRRCKKVMDDLPLSNLSRLLQCQIQDVALPASTPPASLAGVVGLNSFGSLLWPRRLPVASDIPVLLSGGSLDLITPPLSEQLGLLRALPSNPGTRAVLVEGASHFSPVRVEGQRGGEGEDLFQLGEEFVGVQPLQVQALLEQEILRFLEALETGRRVTTADADAEHVQVGALHLYRLNQAGAARLLD, from the coding sequence ATGCGGGAAACTGGTTCCACCAGTGAATTGGCCTTGGCCTTGGGAGGACGCTTAACAGGACGAAGGGTGGCCGCAGGATTCTTGAGCAGTCTGCTGCTCTGCGCTGCCTCTCCGCGACTCGCACAGGCAGCCGGTGAGCTGGAGGTTCGTCTGGATGGGATGGCCTTACCGATTTCCATCGACGATCTCAGTGCCTGGGTTCGCAGTGGTGGAGAGCGTTCTTCTGAGTTGGGCGTTTGGTTCAACCTGCTTGAGGAACAAAGCAGGTCAGGGGTGATCGATCTGCTGCAGGCGCCTCTTATTAACGACAGCAGCATGACGCGGCAGATCCTCAAGAGCTGGGCAGGGCGGCAGCTGTTGGATCAGGTGGGTGATCTGGTGCAGGTGGATGATGAAACAACAGGTCTGACGGTTCAGACCACCCTCGAGCAGCTTCTGGAGCAGCGCCCGGAGGTGACCACGCTTGAGTTGCTGGAGGCTCTCCCGGCCAAGAAGGTCCGTCTCGATCTCGATGCTCTGCTGGAGGTGGCCGCCAGTTGGCGCCTGCAGCTCGAACGTCAGCAGCTGCTGGTGGAGCGCTTGGGACGCCAGCCAGTGTCCCTGCAACGCCTTAAACAATCCACTGAATCGGCAGCGTCCGCCGATGGGTCGCTCGAACGCTTGGCGTTGCCGGTGCCCCATCGCGAGCGGGCTCTTCAGCTGCAGCTTTGGCTGCCAGAGGCATCGATGGAACGAGAACGTCGCTCCTGGTTGGTGCTGATGCCGGGGTTGGGCGGAAGCCCTGATCACTTCGGTTGGTTAGGGCGTGCTCTCAGCCGCAACGGTTGGCCTGTGGTTGTGTTGGAGCACCCAGGAAGTGATGCGGTCGCCGTGCAGGCCCTCTTGGAGGGGCGGCGTCCGCCGCCGGGCGCCGAAGTGCTTCCAGAACGTCTGCGCGATTTGCAGGAGGTGCTCTTGGCTCAGGAGAGGGGAGAGCTTCCGCTTTCGGGGGATCAACTGGTGCTTGTGGGTCACTCTCTCGGTGCTCTAACGGCTCTGCTTGCCAGTGGAGCCCAGCCAGAGCCGGGACTGGGACGACGCTGCAAGAAGGTGATGGATGACCTGCCGCTCAGCAATCTCTCTCGCCTGTTGCAATGCCAGATCCAGGATGTGGCGCTGCCAGCCTCGACTCCGCCAGCTTCCCTGGCGGGGGTGGTGGGTCTCAACAGCTTCGGCAGCCTGCTCTGGCCGCGGCGCTTGCCTGTTGCCAGCGATATTCCCGTGTTGCTCAGCGGTGGCTCTTTGGATTTGATCACACCTCCACTCAGCGAACAGCTGGGTCTGCTGCGGGCATTGCCGTCCAATCCGGGCACGCGCGCTGTGCTGGTGGAGGGTGCTAGTCATTTTTCACCGGTGCGTGTCGAGGGACAACGCGGTGGCGAGGGGGAGGATCTCTTCCAGCTCGGCGAGGAGTTCGTTGGCGTGCAGCCGCTTCAGGTTCAGGCTCTGCTGGAACAGGAAATTTTGCGTTTTCTCGAAGCCTTGGAAACCGGTCGCCGGGTGACGACCGCAGACGCAGACGCGGAACATGTCCAGGTGGGGGCCCTGCATCTCTATCGCTTAAATCAAGCGGGAGCAGCGCGTCTGTTGGATTGA
- a CDS encoding MFS transporter, whose protein sequence is MASIRLLASLGAGGVIYMTPMVFHQASFTASQVGQGLAASALIGTAARLMSGVLLDRGLSCSWPVRAAAVLAFLADLVLFQAQGFNGYLAGQLLIGVAAGLYFPAIELAVPLSCTGFNSSRGYALARSADALGVAVGALMGAVVTALGLIRAVYLVEAAAVILMLVVLSLRPLPDGRAALLHPAVEDPADKDAASEGWHWLPPLAPVLAVSIVATGIIALMQSALPLDLVRGGMARAPLSEAWSGALIALQLALLVTLQWPVGNWVARRSLRFGLGMGLGGFVLGCLLLAASALWSGGIALIALAMLPIAFGEAAFLPTAAEAMVEETPLQHRGLAMALFSQCFAISATGAPLMAGFLLDRQGHGLLLWILMASVCLLMVPLLKAVRPRYTPGLSAIPLEKPNDVSSPRTASLR, encoded by the coding sequence GTGGCCTCCATCCGTCTACTGGCGTCCCTCGGTGCGGGAGGGGTGATCTACATGACGCCGATGGTGTTCCATCAGGCCAGCTTCACCGCCAGTCAGGTTGGTCAGGGACTCGCCGCTTCTGCACTGATCGGCACAGCAGCACGGTTGATGAGTGGTGTGCTGCTCGATCGGGGCCTGTCCTGCTCCTGGCCTGTGCGTGCAGCAGCCGTGCTGGCCTTTCTCGCTGATCTGGTGCTGTTCCAGGCCCAGGGGTTCAACGGATACCTCGCCGGCCAGCTACTGATCGGTGTTGCAGCGGGGTTGTATTTCCCAGCGATTGAGCTAGCCGTTCCCCTCAGCTGCACAGGATTCAACTCCAGCCGTGGCTATGCCCTCGCGCGCAGTGCCGACGCCCTCGGCGTCGCCGTCGGAGCCTTGATGGGTGCGGTGGTGACCGCCTTAGGGCTGATCCGTGCGGTGTATCTGGTGGAGGCGGCAGCGGTGATCCTGATGCTGGTAGTGCTCAGCCTGCGCCCCCTTCCGGATGGCCGGGCCGCCCTGCTGCATCCAGCCGTAGAAGACCCAGCCGACAAGGATGCGGCTTCAGAAGGCTGGCATTGGTTGCCCCCACTAGCACCAGTACTGGCGGTGAGCATTGTGGCCACCGGGATCATTGCGCTCATGCAGAGCGCCCTCCCCCTCGATCTGGTGCGCGGCGGCATGGCCAGAGCACCCCTGAGTGAAGCCTGGAGCGGCGCACTGATTGCCCTGCAGCTGGCACTACTGGTGACACTGCAATGGCCCGTTGGCAACTGGGTAGCCCGTCGCAGCCTGCGCTTTGGGCTGGGAATGGGGCTTGGAGGGTTTGTGTTGGGGTGCCTTTTGTTGGCCGCCTCCGCTCTCTGGAGTGGTGGAATCGCCCTGATTGCGCTGGCCATGCTGCCGATTGCCTTCGGGGAAGCCGCCTTCCTTCCCACCGCCGCTGAAGCGATGGTGGAGGAAACGCCCCTTCAGCATCGCGGGCTGGCAATGGCGCTGTTTTCCCAGTGTTTTGCCATCAGCGCCACTGGAGCTCCACTGATGGCGGGGTTCCTGCTCGATCGGCAGGGGCATGGCCTGCTGCTCTGGATCCTGATGGCTTCGGTGTGCCTTCTGATGGTGCCGCTGCTCAAAGCGGTAAGGCCCCGCTATACACCAGGGTTGAGCGCCATTCCCCTGGAGAAGCCCAACGATGTCTCGAGCCCGAGAACTGCTTCGCTCCGTTAG
- a CDS encoding Coq4 family protein, with translation MSRARELLRSVRNLAIIREMAVSEGGLQSVGDLVDNFIDSEAMVVCLERFKALPGGAEMIEQRYPPFQPDLAALEALPEGSLGRAYAGMIRKLNYDPDFFRPRDTSSEALWLTQRIATTHDLHHVIGGFNTQSAGESGVLAITATQIGFPAYVLINTLASFRAFRFAPANLASVSRSIAFGNRIGLEAKPLVLQRWEEAWDKPLRQWRQELGVRSAEGEAFGAVY, from the coding sequence ATGTCTCGAGCCCGAGAACTGCTTCGCTCCGTTAGGAATCTCGCGATCATCCGTGAGATGGCCGTCAGTGAAGGTGGCCTCCAGAGCGTCGGCGATTTGGTCGACAACTTCATCGACAGCGAGGCGATGGTCGTCTGCCTAGAGCGCTTCAAGGCCTTGCCGGGAGGTGCGGAGATGATCGAGCAGCGCTACCCACCCTTCCAGCCCGATCTTGCTGCGCTGGAGGCGCTTCCAGAGGGAAGCCTGGGCCGGGCCTACGCAGGCATGATCCGCAAGCTCAATTACGACCCCGACTTTTTTCGCCCACGGGACACCAGCAGTGAAGCGCTCTGGCTGACCCAGCGAATCGCCACCACCCACGACCTTCATCACGTGATCGGCGGGTTCAACACCCAAAGCGCTGGTGAGTCGGGCGTGTTGGCGATCACAGCGACGCAGATCGGCTTTCCCGCCTACGTGCTCATCAATACCCTGGCGTCCTTCCGCGCCTTCCGCTTCGCCCCGGCCAACCTGGCCAGCGTGAGCCGGAGCATTGCCTTCGGCAACCGCATCGGACTGGAGGCGAAGCCCCTGGTGCTGCAGCGCTGGGAAGAGGCCTGGGACAAGCCCCTGCGCCAATGGCGGCAGGAACTTGGTGTTCGCAGCGCGGAAGGCGAAGCCTTCGGGGCCGTGTATTAA
- a CDS encoding SemiSWEET family sugar transporter, whose protein sequence is MDVDAIGYTAAALTTISFFPQAIKTLRLDDTRSISLSMYGLFTTGVAIWGLFGCLTGNGPLIVANGLTFIPAAFVLQKKIRHRLLRGER, encoded by the coding sequence ATGGACGTGGATGCGATCGGTTACACCGCTGCAGCCCTCACCACGATCAGTTTCTTCCCTCAGGCGATCAAAACCCTGCGTCTGGATGACACGCGATCCATTTCGCTTTCGATGTATGGCTTGTTCACTACTGGTGTGGCGATCTGGGGACTGTTCGGTTGCCTCACGGGGAATGGTCCTTTGATCGTGGCCAATGGCCTCACATTCATTCCGGCGGCCTTCGTGCTGCAGAAGAAGATCCGCCATCGCCTCCTGCGCGGCGAGCGTTAA